In Nonomuraea sp. NBC_00507, the following are encoded in one genomic region:
- a CDS encoding DUF4230 domain-containing protein — MTTSRTTSPEVIPGRRRRWRYVAGFLVLAVLLVVAGRLAWTWLNPMGEQTIDRSQPVLLQSIKDLSRFEAATGNFQVVVDLEKDANFLPDAIKGTRTLFVGAGGVDAYVDFSAMATNAVTVSPDRTEATVRLPRAQLEKPNLDNSRSYVFAQQRGLFDRVQDFLSGSPGDQRELYLLAEKKISEAAVASDLRTRADTNTKAMLSGLLKSLGFTKVTVKFTDEP; from the coding sequence ATGACGACTTCCCGTACGACGTCGCCCGAGGTCATTCCCGGGCGGCGCCGCAGGTGGCGATATGTGGCCGGATTCCTGGTCCTGGCGGTTCTGCTCGTGGTGGCCGGCCGCCTGGCCTGGACCTGGCTCAACCCGATGGGCGAGCAGACCATCGACCGCAGCCAGCCGGTGCTGCTGCAGTCGATCAAAGATCTGAGCCGGTTCGAGGCCGCGACGGGGAACTTCCAGGTGGTCGTGGACCTGGAGAAGGACGCGAACTTCCTGCCCGACGCGATCAAGGGCACCCGGACGTTGTTCGTCGGGGCGGGCGGCGTCGACGCGTACGTGGACTTCTCCGCGATGGCGACGAACGCGGTGACGGTCTCGCCGGACCGCACCGAGGCGACCGTACGGCTCCCGCGCGCCCAGCTGGAGAAGCCCAACCTGGACAACAGCCGCTCGTACGTGTTCGCACAGCAACGCGGCCTGTTCGACCGCGTCCAGGACTTCCTGTCGGGCTCCCCCGGAGACCAGCGCGAACTTTACCTGCTCGCCGAGAAGAAGATCTCCGAGGCCGCGGTGGCGAGCGACCTGCGGACGAGGGCCGACACCAACACCAAGGCGATGCTCTCGGGCCTGCTCAAGTCGCTCGGCTTCACGAAGGTCACGGTCAAGTTCACCGACGAACCCTAG